One Nesterenkonia populi DNA window includes the following coding sequences:
- the nadC gene encoding carboxylating nicotinate-nucleotide diphosphorylase, which yields MSLHLTDQQIDRVIRLSLEEDAPFGDLTSQAFVPAEAQARAALAAREPGVMAGGRVFARAMGAVDAGVLVDLRGAEGAPFQAGETLAVVTGPARAMLTAERTALNLLQRMCGIATLTARYTAAVEGAVSAAGRPIRITDTRKTTPGLRALERHAVRCGGGHNHRSGLSDAVLAKDNHLALVGDLAEAIRQARSRLPHTAHIEVEVDQYEQIPAALAGGADTIMLDNFGLDDLRRGVELISGNALVEASGGVTLETVADIAAAGVDLISVGALSHSARALDIGLDMDLGLNGKLRAD from the coding sequence ATGAGCCTGCATCTGACCGACCAGCAGATCGACCGTGTGATCCGTCTGTCCCTGGAGGAGGACGCGCCCTTCGGGGACCTGACCTCGCAGGCGTTCGTTCCGGCAGAGGCCCAGGCCCGTGCTGCCCTGGCAGCGCGAGAGCCGGGGGTCATGGCCGGCGGGCGGGTCTTTGCCCGGGCCATGGGAGCGGTCGACGCTGGCGTGCTCGTCGATCTGAGAGGTGCCGAGGGTGCCCCCTTTCAGGCGGGGGAGACGCTGGCCGTGGTGACCGGGCCCGCGCGCGCCATGCTGACCGCTGAGCGGACCGCCCTGAACCTGCTGCAGCGGATGTGCGGGATCGCGACCCTGACAGCCCGGTATACGGCAGCGGTGGAGGGCGCCGTCTCGGCGGCGGGGCGCCCGATCCGGATCACCGACACCAGGAAGACGACCCCGGGCCTGCGTGCCTTGGAGCGTCATGCGGTGCGCTGCGGCGGCGGGCACAACCACCGGTCCGGGCTCTCTGATGCGGTCCTGGCCAAGGACAATCACCTGGCACTGGTGGGAGATCTGGCGGAGGCGATCCGGCAGGCCCGCAGCCGCCTCCCCCACACCGCGCATATCGAAGTCGAGGTGGACCAGTACGAGCAGATCCCGGCCGCTCTCGCGGGCGGGGCCGACACCATCATGCTGGACAACTTCGGCCTCGATGACCTGCGCCGCGGTGTGGAGCTCATCAGCGGGAATGCCCTGGTGGAGGCCTCCGGCGGAGTCACCCTGGAGACCGTGGCAGATATCGCGGCTGCCGGGGTGGACCTGATCAGCGTGGGAGCGCTGTCCCACAGCGCACGGGCGCTGGACATCGGGCTGGATATGGATCTGGGCCTGAATGGGAAGTTGCGGGCGGACTGA
- the nadA gene encoding quinolinate synthase NadA translates to MVLPAADSLSVTRGLSIAPSQSCNSQLAEAPWEFDAAPGYGPGSSQADPVPAHTVNAEARPGQLPELYRRLPEEELAERIRAAKAHLGERLVTLGHFYQRDEIVEHTDFVGDSFQLAKAALTKPEAEHIVFCGVHFMAETADILSSNSQKVILPNLAAGCSMADMADEDSVETAWEEICEAYGADPENVAPDEGGMLPILPVTYMNSSAALKAFCGRHGGIVCTSSNAETVLEWAFERAHRVLFFPDQHLGRNTGRAMGVPTERMPMWNPRRPLGGNTHAQLQDAEVLLWHGFCSVHRRFTVAQIEKARADYPGAKVIVHPECPMPVVDAADAAGSTEAIRHYVAASSPGDVIAIGTEINLVSRLAAEYPDRTIFCLDPVVCPCSTMYRIHPGYLAWVLEELCEGRTVNQISVPGPVAADAKIALDRMLAAQPK, encoded by the coding sequence ATGGTCTTGCCAGCAGCCGATTCCCTGTCAGTGACCAGAGGATTGAGCATCGCTCCGAGCCAATCCTGCAACTCCCAGCTGGCAGAAGCCCCCTGGGAGTTCGACGCCGCCCCAGGCTATGGCCCCGGCTCATCCCAGGCGGACCCGGTGCCCGCCCATACGGTGAACGCCGAGGCCCGCCCCGGGCAGCTGCCCGAGCTGTACCGCCGGCTCCCCGAGGAGGAGCTGGCCGAGCGGATCCGGGCCGCCAAGGCGCACCTGGGCGAAAGGCTGGTCACCCTCGGGCACTTCTACCAACGGGACGAGATCGTAGAGCACACCGACTTCGTCGGCGACTCCTTCCAGCTGGCCAAAGCGGCGCTGACCAAGCCCGAAGCCGAGCACATCGTGTTCTGCGGAGTGCACTTCATGGCCGAGACCGCCGATATCCTCTCCTCGAACAGCCAGAAGGTGATCCTGCCCAACCTCGCCGCGGGCTGCTCCATGGCAGATATGGCCGATGAGGACTCCGTGGAGACCGCCTGGGAGGAGATCTGCGAGGCCTACGGCGCCGACCCGGAGAACGTGGCACCCGACGAGGGCGGCATGCTGCCGATCCTGCCGGTCACCTATATGAACTCCTCGGCCGCGCTGAAGGCGTTCTGCGGCCGGCACGGCGGCATCGTGTGCACCTCGTCCAATGCGGAGACTGTGCTGGAGTGGGCCTTTGAGCGGGCACACCGGGTGCTGTTCTTTCCCGACCAGCATCTGGGCCGCAACACTGGCCGGGCGATGGGCGTGCCCACAGAACGGATGCCCATGTGGAATCCGCGCCGGCCTCTGGGCGGGAACACCCACGCCCAGCTGCAGGACGCCGAAGTGCTGCTGTGGCACGGGTTCTGCTCAGTGCACCGCCGGTTCACCGTCGCTCAGATCGAGAAGGCCCGCGCCGACTACCCCGGCGCCAAGGTCATCGTGCACCCGGAGTGCCCCATGCCGGTGGTCGACGCCGCCGACGCCGCCGGCTCCACCGAGGCGATCCGTCACTACGTGGCAGCCAGTTCGCCGGGGGATGTGATCGCAATCGGCACCGAGATCAACCTGGTCAGCCGGCTGGCCGCCGAATACCCTGACCGGACCATCTTCTGCCTGGACCCGGTGGTGTGCCCATGCTCCACCATGTACCGCATCCACCCCGGCTACCTGGCCTGGGTGCTCGAGGAGCTCTGTGAGGGGCGCACGGTCAACCAGATCAGCGTGCCGGGGCCGGTGGCCGCGGATGCGAAGATCGCCCTGGACCGGATGCTGGCCGCACAGCCGAAGTAG